DNA sequence from the Armigeres subalbatus isolate Guangzhou_Male chromosome 1, GZ_Asu_2, whole genome shotgun sequence genome:
GTACGTGTGAAGTGAACAGccattccaaaacaaaaacatccGCGGAGAAAATAAGTGATACTGTCACGAAATTAACCGGGAGAAGGATAAAACATTCGTTAACCGACATCCGGCGGCAATGCGTATGACGAGATTTTCACGCGGCCGTCCAGACTACGGCGGTGGTGGAGGTCGAAGAGGCCCACCGCCTTCCAATGGTGGTCGCTTTCGAGGAGGTCGTGGCATGTCGCCACCCAGTCGTTACCCATCGCGACAGCAAAGACGCTCGAGTTTCGAGGGTCCTCCTTCCTATCGGTTAGGGCCACCGATGCAGCAGCACGCAAGGACGGAACACTATCCCCAAACGAGCGGTGGCGGTCGCCACCAGCCTCATCACCGGATGAGTGAAGAATTTCGTGGATCATATTCACACCAGGCACCGCAGCACAGTCGCCCACGGCGAGAGCCTCACCAGCAGCTCACTCCGCACCTGATCGAGCGGGCGCGATATCCGGATCATCGATACAGGTGAGATTTGCTGACGGGAGGGTTTTTTTAGACATAAAACTGTTGGAAGAACATGTAGAATGTTGCTTATCTGTATCTCACTTctatatgttattttttttatataaattaacGAGCAACATTGTTATTTAGTTTAATATGAAAGCTACTGTCTTAAACTATTTAGGTTATTGGTAATTGGTGCTTTATTAAAAACGATAGCCTGTTAGTACTTGATCAGGTTGATGAAAGTGACTTAGGAGATTAGGTTATTCCGGTTATTCAATGCGCTCTCGAACGATGTTTTGTGTTGGTCTTTTGAAGTCTGCTTACGATACTGTCTCTGCACATTGACAGGTCCAACTTTGTTAAGAGCAATGAACTTGGTCTGATTCAAAGGATTATTATTTGCAGTCCAATTATTAATAATCTTGATTGCAGTACGCTATATGTTCTTTTATTAGTTAactcatatttatttttatcaaattcaatcgtCAATCGTCAAAAATCAGCATTGGctcaaataaattcaatattttctcAGGGTCTTTCGGTGAGTTATAAATTTCGGACGCGTTCATTTGAAAGAGGTAGAACAATGATAAATTAgtaattttataataaaaactATCATaagaaacaaattgtttatatCGCTAGACCGTCTTAGAACACTACTAAACAAAGGTATACCAATTTACCCTTTTGCAGATCTCCGATCGAAATGATAGCAAAAAGCCCCTCGATTGAAAAAGAGATAAAACCGAGGCTACCACGTGAACGGGGTCGTAGTCCCCCCCTAGATCGAAGACGAACCAAGAAGCGAGACCGCAGTCTTAGTGCTGCCCTCAGTGATATAAGTTCTGGCAGCAGTTTCTTCGCCGACGTTGTGGACAGCGATGCGTACGCCAGTCCGGATTACGATGAATTAACCAGCGAGGAGGAGGAAGAAATCGATGAAGCTGACGAGGAAGGCGAagaggaagaagaggaagaggAAATACTAGAAGAAATTGTCAAGCGAAAGAAGAGAAAGAAagacaagaagaagaaagaacgtGAACGAAAGCAgcgaaagaaggagaaaaaacgTAAGAAGGAAATTCTAGAGGAGAGAATCTGTCCTCCGGAACATGATGTTGCTCAATCGAAGGAAATTTTCTCATCGGGAAAGAACATTTTGGTCAGTGTAAGCTTTGCTGATGGGGATCGCGAGGATGCGGCTGCAGCAGAACGTGCTTACCGAAAAGCTAAGAAGAAAAAAGCCAACCGAAAGAAAACAAAGACAGAAAGCAAACACAAGGACGATCGCAAGAAGCATGATGACTCGGAAGAGGTAATAATCTTTTTAATAATGTAGGAACCTTTCTAACATTTTCACATTTTACAGTACCCATCGACAAGTCAACGAAAGAAACGTAAAGTGGATGAAAATGTCAAACCAGTGGCGATAATTGATTTGGAACGTTCGCCCGGCAAGCAGCTGATCTCCAGTCCCAAGGAAGTGATCGTCCTCAGTGACGAAGAAGGCGGCAataagaaaaagagcaaaccgaCCAACGATCTGGTCGGACCAAACACTCCTCCGGAACCGGCACCCAAATCGCCGGAATCATACGATCCCTTCGAACCGACCAAATCTCCTACAGAGTCACCTGCTTCGGGGCATAATCTGGGCAGCATATCCACCGTGAGCTATCCGGAGCATCACCATCAacaccaccaccatcatcatttGCATCAACGACAACCGAAGGATGCCCAGTTGGCTATTTCTCAAGCATCGGTCGATCTCAACAGTGCCGTCGGCGACCACTACGACGATAGCATTCTGGACCTGCATCCGTCGTCACCGATGGATCAACTGTCGCCACGAGGGCCGTTCCGACAGTCGCCACTCAAAGCGCATCGACCTTCTCCGATGAAAAAGTCAAGCCATGCTACGGCTACGATCACTTCAGGAGCTTTGGCACCGGGAACGACAGCCACGGGTTTGCAAGCGTTTGGCGAAGACATGGACGATGGAGATATTTCACCGTACTCGCCGCGGTCCAGTGACTGCGATGATCATATGTTTGATCCGCCGCCGGAGGGTAGCTCCGCCAATGGCAGCCAGCAACAACCGAAGACCATAGCCCTCACGGTGGACAACTTGAGGAAGGTGTTCGGAAACGATAAAAAGACACTGTACGGGGACCTGAGGAGGCCGAACGAGGCCGTTTTGGTGGTGGACGAAATGTACAAACGTGAGTATTTGATAAAcccaggtatcaggtatcagaacgtcggctccaggggcacgttcacctcaatttgggagatttgcgCCATCgtcttcacagcctttttcatatcactcctgacggaaaaggaagtgaacaaaaaggaaaggaatgtggatggaagaacaaagggaatgtttggaaaagggtccttgaagagggcatacaacgcataagcgtacaagagcttatagctccttaccacaacgggttatgaaaaacagaatactctgaaggttcaggtttctgaagtcaatttcactaagtaagtgtttaccaaatatttggaagcgcaattgtgcatagactgggcagttacatattagatgataagatgTTCCATAATcagattcacaactatcacaaacagatgattcaacgcgatgaatatttgccatgtgatagttcagtctgcagtgacctgtcaaggccttgactaagatactgcaattctgtttagacagattagttaaatagcttgctactaccggagatggctcccggatgtacaattttgtttgatgacatgaatccagactactccaatgccatttgtgctgaatgacagcccaagagttgatcaaaagcttcacccaacacttggatattggaatagctggctcaggaccaataaagtcatgcgatgctccattacgagctaactcatcagccaattcgtttccagctatggaagaatggccaggtacccatataaggtgtaaagtatttactgaattcagttcctcaatttgagttcgacatgcgattactaacttcgaccttgagttggccgaggcgagagctttaatagctgcttggctatctgaacagaagtatattactttgcccataatgcgttgctgcagtgcagattgcactccacacatgatggcaaatatttccgcttgaaagacagtgcagtgtgtacccagtgagtgtgactgttccaatctcagctcacgcgaatagacgcctgcatcTGCTCtaccgtcagtgtaacaaacaatgctgtccgacatacttctctccaaatagacagatgtccactcatcccgcgaagggaattgtgttgaaaatgtcctataaggaaaactactaacgtgtgtgagatcacttggagcaaggaaaattttgtcccaattaaccataagcggtaacaacgaagtgtgtgtagaactgcggtttacaggattctcttccataaaaccgagtacccatagtcggtaagtacaagaaaatgcttcttgtttgaaaTGTATGTGgagtggggccacgtcgaagagaacttcgagagcagccgtgggaattgaagagaacgcaccagtcatggccattaggcacatcctttccctttgaagatggccttatttagactgaattgtcctcacttcccccttttgccaccacacaagacatccataagccaaaattggtcgtacaactgttatgaaaatccatttgatatatttgggtttaagaccccaagttttaccaaaggttcgtcggcattggccgaaagccatacacgcctttttgattctgaatgcaatgttaggagtccaggaaagcttttaatccaaaattagacccacatactttacttgatcagttacattgatttcagaaccaaaaagatgtaatggacgaataccattacgattacgtttttcctttttttgaaAAGAACAATTTAggtgttttattcggattgaccgaaaggccatattggcgacaccaactttcaactacctgaagagcattttgcatcagctcgaataaggtagtaatgcacaaacccactatcaatgttagatagtcgtcggcaaatccataggtaggaaaaccgccattattgagtaacctcaatagcgtatctgcaacgagattccacaaaagtggagataatactcccccttgagggcatccgccGACACTTAGTTTCCTAATCGCTgtttgacgtaatgtcgagtagagatgtcggtttttaagtatctggtgaatccatttggtaataatattaggtagctcatgccaacgtgcggcttccaatattgcatcgaaagacacgttgtcgaaagcaccttcaatatctaagaaagcacccaagcacgattgcttttgagcgaatgctttctcgatatcgtacacaaccttgtgtagaagagtcacggtggactttccagattggtaagcatgttgattaacatgaagaggcatgtttgccaaacagtcatcacgaatgtgatgatcgataatatgttctaagcatttcagaagaaatgaggtcagactgatgggtctaaaactctttgcttcttgaTACGAAGctcgtcctccttttgggataaactttacagtgacatcccgccaggatatgggaatatcttcttcttcttcttattggcattatatccccacactgggacagagccgccacgcagcttagtgttcattaagcacttccacatttattaactgcaaggtttctaagccaagttaccatttttgcattcgtatatcatgaggctaacacgatgatacttttatgccctgggaagtcgagacaatttccaatccgaaaattgcctagaccggcaccgggaatctaacccagccaccctcagcatggtcttgctttgtagccgcgcgtcttaccgcacggctaaggagggcccatatgggaatatacccagtagcaaaactgcatactaaaagctttttcaaaacatgtttgatatgctcaaaacctctctgaagtagaacgggatgAATCCCATCCTCCCCAggagatttgtagggagcaaaactgttgagtacccattgaatcgattcagtagttatgattctacgtgcttgagccaaagacccatagctacatgaaaagacatcaggatcatccgaagatgttatatcgacacatccagggaagtgcgtatcaaataagtaCTCTAACGATTATTCATCAGAAGAactgtagtcgccatttggcttgcgaatttcgccaacttggaaatctttggatctcgcaagaattttatttaatcgactggcttcactcaaattggaaacatttgcataaaggtttttccagccggatcgttcagcagatcgtagagccttcttgtaagctttgcgagccaacttgaaagaatccgttcctgctgaatggcgtctgttccaactccttctgcactgcttccttagcttacccaaatcggaattccaccaaggggaacctcttgaggtttttacagaacgtaaagggcaagcttcttcgaaagcttccacgatgtgcagCGTTGTAGTATCagctgcatcatccaagtcggtaggagtttctatagaaggaagatatccatgaaatttggtagcgagcaactctgtgtaaagatcccagtttgttgaacgaggatttctaaaacgcaaggtctgcgaagtaacattcaaatgatcaaagtagatgtagcgatggtcagatatcgattcctcatctgacacatgccaattcgtcaactcgtgactgattctattagAGCAAATGGTTATGTCTAACACCTCTGCTCTATTATATACCATAAAGATTGGGCGATTGCgtatgttaagtaaactaagttcggtactacttaagtattccatcaagctggagcctctcagattaaTATCCGAACTACCCCAgctgatgtgatgagcattagcatcactgccgacaattagcgggaggccttttgaagtgcaatatatgacaactcgtttgaaagcatccgtaggggatggttcatcatgtggtaaataaaccgaacaatagacgtatttcctgacgggggttccgccagttgcatcaattgtgaccgcacatacatctctggttgttagttcagagataagtgtagcaacaatagcattgttaacaagcacacatgcacgcggcattgatcgagagtttgccatttctttactgaagcgcagcaaaaaccgggttcactaggttacctaggtagaagctacccttgcgaaaatagggttcctgcaccaaagccacttgggatttgccatttggcataagtctacaaagattaatcgttgctgttctttttgatgatgattgatttgattgattgatttgatttgagattgatttgagctatcttaactgaagccattgcaaattaagataatgcactccacaacttcagcattaatatgaacagcaacgatgaaaccaaattggtatcttatcaagaaagtcAAAGACGAAATACAGAGTACAAAGTGTATAatgcataaagcgaatccatataggtgacaatttgttgaaaaactaaccCGGAGTGGTATTTAATTACTATgtttgaaactcgatttgtgcagaTTGCCGGTGATAGCGATGACGAAATCTCACCCGATTGCCATACGATCATTAACTTGactagaaaaaaataatttgtaaacttCTCGATTTTATAGCGCAACGAGTGACGATGGAGATGCTCGATGAAATGCCAAACTCTGCAGTTGATCTCCAGATCAAAGAAAAGGTACCATAatcaaaatgagaaaaaaatgtacATTTTGCATTTTTAATATACCTAATCTTGTGACGTAAATACTTTCAGTTGATACAAAAATTGCAACGTCAGGAGCGGATCATTGAAGAGGTCAAGCACTTCCTGAAACCACACTTCAACAAAAAGCGCATCAACAAGGACGAGTACAAGGACATCATGAAAAAGTCCGTTCCGAAGGTGAGCACTGATAATTAAATTTTAACTTCGTTGATATATGTTGACATTGTTGAATTTTTATCCTCTAAAATTCTTAGTTAcattatattgtttttttttttgttgactatattttgttaaatttatgCCTCATTCAATGTTGAGCGACGAACCAATCTTGATTTATTTGGGGTTTGATAAAAACATGTATACCTCATTGTCAGTATTTAAACATTAGATAAACCGTCTTTGGAacaaaagtttctaataaaCATAACGATAATTTTAACATTGTAACATTGCTCTTAACTTGACcgtcattgattttttttgtaaattttggtgACTGCGTTTTTTGAGTCCTACTAGGTATGTAGGCCAGATGGATCGGGCAAATTCACAACTTCAGCGGCAAGCTGCAGAAAATCTGAGAAAATAAACCTTTAAGTGAAATGATGTAAAAATAGTGGATAAATCGGAACTTTAGAAAGAATTTGAAATCCTAAACAAGCTAGACTGGAAGCATGTGGTTCTAACCGGGACGAAAAAATCTTGCCAGGATGCTGTTCACAATGTCGGATAGTCGGATCCCATTGTTATATGAATCGTCAAAATTAGAGGTACGTATCGTTTCTGGGATTTTTCAGAGGGACTTTGTTTAAAAAACCTGTAATAATAATTATGCGTTTCAGTTCACGTCCAAACATCAACAAGGCTAGTAGGTATAATTCTAAAAACCGTGAATTCTGGGTAAACGTACCACGGTCGGTTCGTGTAACGTCGCAAGTTCGGAAAGTAGTACCAATGGACCACATACCATAATGATCCGCAGAAATTATGACAAAAGCAAGGTTCGCATAACCTCAACTCAACCAGCGATCAATGATACGATCGAGCGAAACCTGCTAGCTGCAAATGCTCAGCAAAGACGCCGTAGCAACTCAATGGGCGATTGCACTGTGCAGCACCCGGATCCGACAAATAGCAGACATCAATTTGCATCCCAACCCATGGCCGGTTGTAGTAGTATCAATAATACTCTGGTAGCAGTTTCCAATGTGCCAACTATAAACACATACGACTCACTGATGGATGTTGGCAATGTTCCCACTAGTTCGCACGAAACGGGTGCAACACCACAACTCACTGCACGGATTCACTGCCCAACAATATTTGTGCAGAATTCGACCGTGATTGACATTAACAAGCTTATGTCCGCACTAGAAGtaggtaaaaaaaaatactcgcaGGAGATCATCAAGGATGGAATCCGACTGCACATTAACGAGGAGGCAAAGTTCGACACTGTTGTTCCTGATCTCAAATCAAAGTATGTGAAGTTTTTCACACACAGCACTAGCGATGAGATCCCGATAAGAATAGTTCTAGCTGGTCTACCGACATTCGACCTGAAGGATGTACAAGAAGAACTACAGTGCAAACATTTTTCCGGTGAAGGTGAAAATGCTGCACTCGCCGAAGAAAGGTGATTCCGCTTTGTATCTTCTCAATTTTTGCAAGGGCGCGATACTACAGGAGTTACAAACACAGAAGGACCTTTTCAACGTCATTGTTAGCTGGCGTTATTTTTCTAAGAAGATTTGAAAAATCGTCCAGTGCTTCCGATGCCAACAGTTTGGCCACGGCATGCGGAACTGCAATATGCAAGCCAGGTGTGTGAAGTGCGGCGAGTTACATCGCACGAAGGATTGCAGCATACCTTTACGCTCAACTCCCGACGATCAATCCTCCCGATCAAAGATACCGATCATCAAAGCATTGTCGACGTACTATCTGGTATGCCTTGGGACGCTATACTTGCCGATAATGCCGAAAATGCTGCGTCGACTTTCTCGCATATCTTGGCATACGTTATTGACCGACATGTTCCCAAAAAAATACACAAGAATAGCTCTCATCCGTCCTGGTACACTCGGGAATTAAGAGAACTTAAAACTGCCAACTGCTTAAAACAAGCCGCCTTAAAGAAATACACTAAATACCGCACGTTTCCCTTAAAGGATCACTACGTCAGACTCAACAACGCCTATAAACGGGTCAGTCGTATATGCTATTCCCGATATCAAAGtaagatccaaaccaatctcaaAACGCATCCTAAACTGTTTTGACATCATGTCAACAAGCAACGCGGGGAATCTGGCCTACATTCCTCTATGACATTTCAGGGCGAAACTGTATCATCACTGCAGGAGATCTGCAGACTGTTTTCGCTAAAGTTTGCTGACGTTTTTACCGATGAACAGCTTACCGACAACGAAGTACATCACGCAGCAGACAATGTTCCCCTATATGACCATGTACTAGGTGTTATCGACATCAGCGAAGAAATGATCTCCTCTGCTGCATCAAAACTAAAGTCATCGATCAAACCTGGTCCCGATGGTATTTCATCCAATTTCCTGAAAAGACACATTTCCAGTTTGCAGTATCCGTCGCTCCTCCTGTTTCGGCTTTCCTTATCCAGTGGCATCTTTCCTTCATGTTGGAAGATTGCACAAACGTTTCCTGTGCACAAGTAAGGGAACAAACGTGACGTGgacaattatcgaggaataactTCGCTGAGTGCAATATCAAAACTGTTCGAACTCGCTGTGATGGATCCTCTGCTTTCCCACagcacagtggcgtagccaggggggtggttttgggcgtaaaaccccccccagagacaaaattttcagtagaaattttatttttcaaaaaaaaaaaggttcggaaaaccccccccagaccaattttctggctacgccactgccacAGCAAGCAGTATTTGTCTGAAACTCAGCATGGATTCATAGCCGGTCGCTCCACTAGTACTAATTTATTGTGCCTTACATCTTTCATCACGAACAGCATGACGAAAAGAGCTCAAACAGATGTCATCTACACAGATCTGTAGGCTGCTTTTGATAAGTTAAACAACTGCATCGCTATCGCCAAATTAGACAAGTTAGGAGTAAATGGCACTCTATTGGAATGGTTCCGATCATATCTATCCGGCCGCCAACTAACGGTTGCTATCGGCGACTGCAGATCTGATTCCTTCGTGGCTACatccagggttgtaaatattcggcagcactggatgaaggtgatgtttttttatatcctttttttctattttcttcctgctttgaaatcaacctcacactACCGGAGAGGCAGACAgtaacaacagaactcacatcacccactgcgccgcgaagataaaatttaccacagcaaaatgtacacattcacccagcaaattgaaaaaaaatcaccacgcgtttaaatgggccactcacagtcatacgttAAGGCGCGAACTGATCAGCCTGttagagcgacttgtgagtggctgaatgcgaaattgaatggtcggtgttggaaatgatttttcggctgcacccagtcgcactcaccacggcggcgatgaaggcgactgcagattatactgagatccatgtttttcactgcattgactgtgaaatatttctaccctggctACATCGGGAATACCCCAAGGAAGTCATTTGGGTCCGTTAGTCTTCCTACTATATTTCAATGACGTGAATTTTGTACTCGAAGTTACCCGCCTATCGTATGCTGATGACCTGAAAATGTtcttgcaaatccaatccatcgaCGATAGCTATTTCCTTCAACGTCAGTTAGAATCCTTTGCCATTTGGTGCAACGTCAACCGTATGATAGTCAATCCAGCAAAATGCTCGATGATCACTTTTTCTCGGATGAAAAATCCCGTTAGATTCGACTACACGCTTTTGAATACCAGCATAGAACGTCTGAGTCATGTCAAAGACTTGGGCGTAATTTTGGATTCCTAGCTGACATACAAAATGCATATCTCATACGTTGTAGGT
Encoded proteins:
- the LOC134226002 gene encoding PHD and RING finger domain-containing protein 1-like, whose protein sequence is MRMTRFSRGRPDYGGGGGRRGPPPSNGGRFRGGRGMSPPSRYPSRQQRRSSFEGPPSYRLGPPMQQHARTEHYPQTSGGGRHQPHHRMSEEFRGSYSHQAPQHSRPRREPHQQLTPHLIERARYPDHRYRSPIEMIAKSPSIEKEIKPRLPRERGRSPPLDRRRTKKRDRSLSAALSDISSGSSFFADVVDSDAYASPDYDELTSEEEEEIDEADEEGEEEEEEEEILEEIVKRKKRKKDKKKKERERKQRKKEKKRKKEILEERICPPEHDVAQSKEIFSSGKNILVSVSFADGDREDAAAAERAYRKAKKKKANRKKTKTESKHKDDRKKHDDSEEYPSTSQRKKRKVDENVKPVAIIDLERSPGKQLISSPKEVIVLSDEEGGNKKKSKPTNDLVGPNTPPEPAPKSPESYDPFEPTKSPTESPASGHNLGSISTVSYPEHHHQHHHHHHLHQRQPKDAQLAISQASVDLNSAVGDHYDDSILDLHPSSPMDQLSPRGPFRQSPLKAHRPSPMKKSSHATATITSGALAPGTTATGLQAFGEDMDDGDISPYSPRSSDCDDHMFDPPPEGSSANGSQQQPKTIALTVDNLRKVFGNDKKTLYGDLRRPNEAVLVVDEMYKPQRVTMEMLDEMPNSAVDLQIKEKLIQKLQRQERIIEEVKHFLKPHFNKKRINKDEYKDIMKKSVPKICHSRSGEINPVKVQNLIAAYVKKAIAKRRIAGHSGNAIVSSTTAVT